One segment of Cinclus cinclus chromosome 30, bCinCin1.1, whole genome shotgun sequence DNA contains the following:
- the LOC134054945 gene encoding retinol dehydrogenase 16-like — translation MWLYVVALLLGLFLLRRWHRERQTVPRLSEKHVLITGCDSGFGSLLARQLDARGLRVLAACLTDAGAEKLRAATSNRLQTVLLDVTSSKSIADVTAWVRERVGDQGLWGLVNNAGIAIPTGPNEWLTKEDFVKVLNVNLVGLVEVTLSLLPLLRRARGRVVNVASVMGRVSCFGGGYCPSKYGVEAFSDSLRRELRPFGVQVSIIEPGGFQTGIMDPAPLVKGFIRLWERLPAEAQAAYGRHYVDKYAKSTTLLHRLSSSRLSHVTDAMTHALLSRCPRSRYAAGWDARLIFLPLSYCPAWLTDAVIGFFLPIPASGIP, via the exons ATGTGGCTGTACGTGGTGGCTTtgctgctggggctgttcctgctgcGGCGCTGGCACCGGGAGCGGCAGACGGTGCCCCGGCTCTCGGAGAAGCACGTGCTGATCACAGGATGTGACAGCGGCTTCGGGAGCCTGCTGGCACGGCAGCTGGACGCGCGCGGGCTGCGGGTGCTGGCCGCCTGCCTGACCGACGCTGGGGCCGAGAAGCTGCGGGCGGCCACCTCCAACCGGCTCCAGACCGTCCTGCTGGATGTCACCTCCAGCAAGAGCATCGCCGATGTCACCGCCTGGGTCCGGGAGCGTGTGGGTGATCAAG ggctctgggggctggTGAACAACGCAGGGATCGCCATCCCCACCGGCCCCAACGAGTGGCTGACCAAGGAGGACTTTGTCAAAGTGCTGAATGTCAACCTGGTGGGGCTGGTGGAGGTGACGCTGAGTCTCCTGCCGCTGCTGCGGCGGGCTCGGGGCCGCGTGGTCAACGTGGCCAGCGTGATGGGCCGTGTGTCCTGTTTCGGTGGCGGCTACTGCCCTTCCAAGTATGGCGTGGAGGCCTTCTCTGACAGCCTCAG GCGGGAGCTGCGTCCCTTCGGGGTGCAGGTCTCCATCATCGAACCTGGAGGCTTCCAGACGGGAATTATGGACCCCGCACCGCTGGTGAAGGGCTTCATTCGCCTCTGGGAGCGGCTCCCGGCAGAAGCCCAGGCAGCCTACGGCCGCCACTACGTGGACAAAT ATGCCAAGAGCACCACTCTGCTGCACCGCCTGAGCAGCTCCCGCCTGTCGCACGTCACCGATGCCATGACACACGCGCTGCTCTCCCGCTGCCCCCGCAGTCGCTACGCCGCCGGCTGGGATGCCCGGCTCATCTTCCTGCCCCTCAGCTACTGCCCGGCCTGGCTGACTGACGCTGTCATTGGTTTCTTCCTGCCCATCCCGGCCAGCGGGATCCCCTGA
- the ZBTB39 gene encoding zinc finger and BTB domain-containing protein 39 has product MGMRIKLHSTNHPNNLLKELNKCRLSETMCDVTILVGSRSFAAHKAVLACAAGYFQNLFLNTGLDAARTYVVDFITPANFEKILSFVYTSELFTDLINVGVIYEVAERLGMEDLLQACHSTFPDLESSAITKQPALSVGEGRAGPLSSTSSEQSHPLGDIRSGTEHFGPERNYLLHGDVAGSYKEDDRNPVGEASQALPLMHPQQPPKTEQESDPGQFAPVTGLGAQSGGNVVAQTTGSSCPQYKAQSNGDYGKGSFFPTDPSLDVSTGSNSCPSNSDHSKEQGFEQMDELQLEDLGEAELHFEDAGEELVPSEEVIELSDDSEEELAFESDSRDSKAMPCQVCKKVLEPNIQLIRQHARDHVDLLTGNCKVCETHFQDRNSRVTHVLSHIGIFLFSCDMCETKFFTQWQLTLHRRDGVFDNNVIVHPSDPLPGKVAVFGGGPGPELACAACGKPLAKDFHTVRNHLLEHVNLKSQTCGVCDQRHLSLCSLMWHTLSHLGISVFSCSVCASSFVDRQLLEKHLAVHQHVEEALFQCHFCSQSFKLEAAYRYHVSQHKCGGSLDIRAGFGERLQPQGLPKRKLPEEFLSEELALQNQPGNSKYSCKVCGKRFAHTSEFNYHRRIHTGEKPYQCKVCHKFFRGRSTIKCHLRTHSGALMYRCTVCGHYSSTLNLMSKHIGVHKGSLPPDFTIEQTFMYIIHSKEAEKNTDS; this is encoded by the coding sequence ATGGGCATGAGGATCAAGCTGCACAGCACCAACCACCCCAACAATCTGCTGAAGGAACTCAATAAGTGCCGGCTCTCCGAGACCATGTGCGACGTCACCATCCTGGTGGGCTCCCGCTCCTTTGCCGCGCACAAGGCTGTGCTGGCCTGCGCTGCTGGCTACTTCCAGAACCTCTTCCTCAACACGGGACTGGATGCTGCCAGGACCTACGTGGTGGATTTCATCACTCCAGCCAACTTCGAGAAGATCCTGAGCTTTGTGTACACCTCGGAGCTCTTCACTGACCTAATCAACGTGGGTGTCATCTATGAGGTGGCAGAGAGGCTGGGCATGGAGGATCTGCTGCAGGCCTGTCACTCCACCTTCCCTGACCTGGAGAGTTCGGCCATCACCAAGCAGCCTGCCTTGTCTGTGGGGGAAGGCCGGGCTGGGCCGCTGAGCAGCACCTCTTCAGAGCAGAGCCACCCTTTGGGAGACATCCGGAGTGGCACGGAGCACTTCGGCCCCGAGCGGAATTACCTCCTGCACGGGGATGTGGCAGGCAGCTACAAAGAGGATGACAGGAATCCTGTGGGTGAGGCCAGCCAGGCTCTTCCTCTGATGCACCCACAGCAGCCTCCCAAGACAGAGCAGGAGTCAGATCCGGGGCAGTTTGCTCCTGTCACGGGTCTGGGGGCCCAGTCCGGTGGGAACGTCGTGGCACAGAccactggcagctcctgccctcagTACAAGGCCCAGAGCAACGGTGACTACGGCAAGGGCAGCTTCTTCCCCACTGACCCCTCCCTGGATGTCTCTACAGGGAGCAACTCCTGCCCCAGCAACAGCGACCACTCCAAAGAGCAGGGATTCGAGCAGATGGATGAGCTCCAGCTGGAGGATTtgggagaggcagagctgcaTTTTGAGGATGCTGGAGAAGAGCTGGTCCCATCTGAGGAAGTGATTGAGCTGAGCGATGACAGCGAGGAGGAACTGGCCTTTGAGAGCGACAGTCGGGACAGCAAGGCCATGCCCTGCCAGGTGTGCAAGAAGGTGCTGGAGCCCAACATCCAGCTGATCCGCCAGCACGCCAGGGACCACGTTGACCTGCTCACGGGGAATTGCAAAGTCTGCGAGACCCACTTCCAGGACCGTAACTCCAGGGTCACTCATGTGCTGTCCCACATCGgcatcttcctcttctcctgcGACATGTGTGAGACCAAGTTCTTCACACAGTGGCAGCTGACGCTGCACCGGCGGGACGGGGTCTTCGACAACAATGTCATTGTCCACCCCAGCGACCCCCTGCCGGGAAAAGTGGCCGTATTTGGGGGAGGACCCGGCCCCGAGCTAGCCTGCGCTGCCTGTGGGAAGCCTTTGGCCAAAGATTTCCACACGGTCCGGAACCACCTGCTGGAGCACGTGAACCTGAAGAGCCAGACGTGCGGCGTGTGCGACCAGCGCCACCTGAGTCTCTGCAGCCTGATGTGGCACACCCTGTCCCACCTGGGCATCTCTGTCTTCTCCTGCTCCGTGTGTGCCAGCAGCTTCGTGGAccggcagctcctggagaagcaCCTGGCCGTGCACCAGCACGTGGAGGAGGCTCTATTCCAGTGCCACTTCTGTAGCCAGAGCTTCAAGCTGGAAGCTGCCTATCGCTACCACGTCAGCCAGCACAAATGCGGGGGCAGCCTGGACATCCGGGCGGGATTTGGGGAGCGCCTGCAGCCGCAGGGGCTGCCCAAGAGGAAACTGCCCGAGGAGTTCCTGAGCGAAGAGCTGGCCCTGCAGAACCAGCCAGGGAACAGCAAGTACAGCTGCAAGGTGTGCGGCAAGAGGTTCGCCCACACCAGCGAGTTCAACTaccaccggcgcatccacaccggGGAGAAGCCGTACCAGTGCAAGGTGTGCCACAAGTTCTTCCGCGGGCGCTCCACCATCAAGTGCCACCTGCGGACGCACTCGGGGGCCCTCATGTATCGCTGCACAGTGTGTGGTCACTACAGCTCCACGCTCAACCTTATGAGCAAGCACATAGGGGTGCACAAGGGCAGCCTCCCGCCCGACTTCACCATCGAACAGACTTTCATGTACATCATCCATTCCAAAGAGGCCGAGAAAAACACGGATAGCTGA
- the GPR182 gene encoding G-protein coupled receptor 182 — MAEVTTVPMETHTVPSEYRDYHNLSELFYLLNHTYTYCEFSLDENVKRVILFILYLVIFVVGLVENLLVIWVNWQTRGNKSLVNLYIINMAIADLGVLLSLPIWMLEMTLDYTWLWGSFLCRFTHYFYFANMYASIFFLTCLSVDRYVTLTSSSLFWHRHQHRARRVVCACNWLLAATIPILEVAHMQLVNTGEPICIFMAPFETYDEWALAVSLVTTTIGFLIPFPIIVVFNVLTAQFIRRTKPESRKHCLLIYAYIGVFLVSWLPFHVVLTLLTLEGNHIVLHCTFAHFLYFFYDIMDCFTLLHCVINPILYNFLSKNFRSKLISAVVKYIPKDHGGQKGTGNSSSSTQHSIVIAKDNSPPN, encoded by the coding sequence ATGGCCGAGGTGACCACTGTCCCCATGGAGACACACACCGTCCCAAGCGAGTACAGGGACTACCACAACTTGTCTGAGCTGTTCTACCTCCTGAACCACACCTACACCTACTGCGAGTTTAGCCTGGATGAGAACGTCAAGCGCGTGATTCTCTTCATCCTCTACCTGGTCATCTTCGTGGTGGGCTTGGTGGAGAACCTCCTCGTCATCTGGGTCAACTGGCAGACACGGGGCAACAAGAGCTTGGTCAACCTGTACATCATCAACATGGCCATCGCTGACCTCGGGGTGCTGCTCTCACTGCCCATCTGGATGCTGGAGATGACGCTGGATTACAcctggctctggggcagcttcctCTGCCGCTTCACCCACTACTTCTACTTTGCCAATATGTACGCCAGCATCTTCTTCCTCACCTGCCTGAGCGTGGATCGCTACgtgaccctgaccagctcctcCCTCTTCTGGCACCGGCACCAGCACCGCGCGCGCCGCGTGGTCTGTGCCTGTAACTGGCTCCTGGCCGCCACCATCCCCATCCTGGAGGTGGCTCACATGCAGCTGGTCAACACTGGGGAGCCCATCTGCATCTTCATGGCCCCCTTTGAGACCTATGACGAGTGGGCGCTGGCGGTCAGCTTGGTCACCACCACCATCGGCTTCCTCATCCCCTTCCCCATCATCGTGGTATTCAACGTGCTGACGGCGCAGTTCATCCGGCGCACCAAGCCGGAGAGCCGCAAGCACTGCCTGCTCATCTACGCCTACATCGGGGTGTTCCTGGTCAGCTGGCTGCCCTTCCACGTCGTGCTGACACTGCTCACCCTTGAGGGCAACCACATTGTCCTGCACTGCACCTTCGCCCACTTCCTCTACTTCTTCTATGACATCATGGACTGCTTCACGCTGCTCCACTGCGTCATCAACCCCATCCTCTACAACTTCCTCAGCAAGAACTTCCGCAGCAAACTCATCTCCGCCGTGGTCAAGTACATCCCAAAGGACCACGGTGGCCAGAAGGGCACCGGCAACTCCTCCTCCAGCACACAGCACTCCATAGTCATCGCAAAGGACAACAGCCCTCCCAACTAA
- the TAC3 gene encoding tachykinin-3, with product MKNRPALAVLLFLALPLALARRAPAAPPGPAQGMPVPEPLPWSARGSPGAAAALELLREEGAGRRAAPQKRDMHDFFVGLMGKRAAEPERAAGRGSGGPAPRCSPGPPAPGEAPLRAA from the exons ATGAAGAACCGACCGGCACTGGCGGTGCTGCTCTTCCTGGCGCTGCCGCTCGCCCTCGCCCGccgcgcccccgccgccccgcccggccccgcgcaG GGGATGCCCGTCCCGGAGCCGCTGCCGTGGAGCGCCCGCGGCagccccggggccgccgccgcgctggagctgctgcgggaggaGGGCGCCG GTCGCCGCGCAGCGCCGCAGAAGA GAGACATGCACGATTTCTTCGTGGGACTCATGGGGAAGCGAGCAGCGGAGCCCGAGcgagcggcggggcgggggagCGGCGGCCCGGCCCCCCGGTGCTCCCCGGGACCCCCCGCACCCGGCGAGGCCCCGCTGCGGGCGGCCTGA